The Mesorhizobium sp. INR15 region GCAGTTCGCGGACACTGTGCTGCGCCGAAGCCTTTGTCGGCGAGATGTCGACCGGTGTGTCGTAAAGCATAACATTGGCTAAGCCGAGCGCGGCGGCCGCCGCGGCGAGCCCGAGTGCCGCCACGGCCCGGATCACGGCTTGGCCTCGGGCAGTGTCGCAGCTGAAGTACCCGACTGCAGCGCGCCGTAAAGCAACACTTCGGCGAAAATTTCCGGCGCAACAGTGGGTACTTGTGAAGGGGCCACATTCGTCGCCCGCAACGTGGTCTCGCGGATGAATAGGATCGGCAGTGTCGTTTCGAGACTGAGCATGAAACCGTGCACGCCTTCCAGAGTCCCCGAAACATTGGCGCGCAGGCCGAGATAGGCGACGCCGTCCTCATTGAGCACGGGCGCATTGCCGGCCGACAGCACTGTCACACCGTTGGAGGCGGCAATGGCGTTCAACCGGGTTTGCAGCGTGCCGCGTATGACCGCCTCGCTCTCGCCGGACAGGAACTCGCCATCGGTGGTGCCGGCAACCGGCGCCGCCGAGGCCTCGATAGTCTTGGCCAGCGCCACCACGGCCTCGATCTGCCCCAGCGTCGCGCGTTTTTCCTCGATGTCGGCACTGGCCGAGGCAACGGTGCCGAGTGCTGCGAACACGATCCAGCCAACCAGCAAAACACACATTGCCGCGATCGCCAGCGCGACCGAGCGGCGGACCAGCAGGCGGCTGTTGAGGATTGCCGTCAGCATCGCTCAACCATCCCCGACCTTGGCAGTGATGGTGAAGCGCTCGCCGGTCTGCCCGGGGACCCTCACCACCGGCGACGAGAATTCAGGCGCGGAAAACAAGGGCGAGGCATCGATGGGCTGGATCAGGTCGGCGGCCGAGGCCGCGAAGCCGGTGATTGTGATCTGGTTGCCCTTGGACGCGAGATCGGTCACCCAGGCACTGTCGGGCAACAGACGCGTGAGTTCAGCCAGGATGCGAACCACCGAGACAGTACTTTTCTTCTCAGCGCGCAGCTTTTCCGTCTGCTCCAACTCCGTCTGACGCTTCTGCAGCGAGGCCCGCGCTTTCTTGGCCTGAACCTGTGCAGTGGTAATTTCGTCGTCGAGCGCGCTTTCGGCCTGCCATGTGCGCCATTGTGCATGCCCATACGTGGCGGCAAGGCCGATGAGCAGGGCGACGGAGGCCGTGATCCAGGCGCGCCGGGCAAAGCGGGCACGG contains the following coding sequences:
- the gspM gene encoding type II secretion system protein GspM, with product MLTAILNSRLLVRRSVALAIAAMCVLLVGWIVFAALGTVASASADIEEKRATLGQIEAVVALAKTIEASAAPVAGTTDGEFLSGESEAVIRGTLQTRLNAIAASNGVTVLSAGNAPVLNEDGVAYLGLRANVSGTLEGVHGFMLSLETTLPILFIRETTLRATNVAPSQVPTVAPEIFAEVLLYGALQSGTSAATLPEAKP